A genomic segment from Modestobacter roseus encodes:
- a CDS encoding sulfite oxidase-like oxidoreductase — MPGPTRGFLGRRRGPSDPRLPPGQYDAGGDWPVLTAEPTPRIAPETWTITVDGEVENPTTWTWDEAHALPASAYSGDIHCVTTWSKFDTHFAGVSVDSLLEVAKPTAEGRFVMATAKTGYTTNLPLEDVTGGKAWLVWEYEGQPLPIEHGGPVRMLVPHLYFWKSAKWISKITLLKRDQPGFWEQNGYHDRGDPWKQQRYQGD; from the coding sequence GTGCCTGGACCCACTCGCGGCTTCCTCGGCCGCCGCCGCGGCCCCAGTGACCCGCGGCTCCCACCCGGCCAGTACGACGCCGGCGGTGACTGGCCGGTGCTGACCGCCGAGCCCACGCCGCGGATCGCCCCGGAGACCTGGACGATCACCGTCGACGGCGAGGTCGAGAACCCCACGACCTGGACCTGGGACGAGGCGCACGCGCTGCCCGCCTCGGCCTACAGCGGTGACATCCACTGCGTCACCACCTGGTCGAAGTTCGACACCCACTTCGCCGGCGTCAGCGTCGACTCGCTGCTGGAGGTCGCCAAGCCGACCGCCGAGGGGCGGTTCGTGATGGCGACGGCGAAGACCGGCTACACGACCAACCTGCCGCTCGAGGACGTCACCGGCGGCAAGGCCTGGCTGGTGTGGGAGTACGAGGGGCAGCCGCTGCCGATCGAGCACGGCGGCCCGGTGCGCATGCTGGTGCCGCACCTGTACTTCTGGAAGAGCGCCAAGTGGATCAGCAAGATCACGCTGCTCAAGCGCGACCAGCCCGGCTTCTGGGAGCAGAACGGCTACCACGACCGGGGCGACCCCTGGAAGCAGCAGCGGTACCAGGGTGACTGA
- a CDS encoding FAD-binding oxidoreductase yields the protein MTEADAVLPDPATPPGAGPQPVEPPALVTPSAPAGGWTTATVAGLRRPIARSVELRLDVHDRVDHLPGQHYVVRLTAEDGYTAQRSYSVASAPGDPLVELFVERLDDGEVSTYLADVVEPGDELEVRGPIGGWFVWDGTSPALLVGGGSGVVPLVAMVRHARDIGRLDLLRVAVSARTLAELPYAEELAAAGALIVTTREAHGIRPAARMTAMDLLPLWEPGQTAYVCGSAAFAEAAGQLLVGMGVAPSAIRLERFGPSALEQPAR from the coding sequence GTGACTGAGGCCGACGCCGTCCTGCCGGACCCGGCGACGCCGCCCGGAGCGGGACCGCAGCCGGTCGAGCCGCCGGCCCTGGTGACCCCGTCTGCGCCGGCGGGTGGGTGGACCACCGCGACCGTCGCCGGGCTGCGCCGGCCGATCGCCCGCTCGGTGGAGCTGCGGCTGGACGTCCACGACCGGGTCGACCACCTGCCCGGTCAGCACTACGTCGTCCGGCTGACCGCCGAGGACGGATACACCGCGCAGCGGTCCTACTCGGTGGCCTCGGCTCCGGGTGACCCGCTGGTGGAGCTGTTCGTGGAGCGCCTGGACGACGGCGAGGTCTCCACCTACCTCGCCGACGTCGTCGAGCCGGGTGACGAGCTGGAGGTCCGCGGCCCGATCGGGGGCTGGTTCGTCTGGGACGGCACCAGCCCGGCACTGCTGGTCGGCGGAGGCAGCGGCGTCGTGCCGCTGGTGGCGATGGTGCGGCACGCCCGGGACATCGGACGGCTGGACCTGCTGCGGGTGGCGGTCTCGGCGCGCACGTTGGCCGAGCTGCCCTACGCCGAGGAGCTCGCCGCGGCCGGCGCGCTGATCGTGACCACCCGGGAGGCGCACGGCATCCGCCCGGCCGCCCGGATGACCGCGATGGACCTGCTGCCGTTGTGGGAGCCGGGGCAGACCGCGTACGTGTGCGGCTCCGCCGCCTTCGCCGAGGCCGCCGGCCAGCTGCTGGTCGGCATGGGCGTGGCGCCGTCGGCGATCCGGCTGGAGCGGTTCGGCCCCTCGGCGCTGGAGCAGCCGGCGCGCTGA